One window from the genome of Clostridiales bacterium encodes:
- a CDS encoding phosphoribosylglycinamide formyltransferase: protein MTKIAVMFSGNGTDFQALIDGEKNNAFDGKIVVAVSSNDKAYGIERAKQAGIDCFVCKKADYNSEVERDEAVLKIFKKYGVELVVLAGYLGILTKPLIDAYPKAIINIHPALLPKFGGKGMYGLNVHKAVIAAGEKKSGATVHYSDCGIDTGAIILQRSLDVLPSDTPESLQQRILNEIEHPLLVEAVALLCKR, encoded by the coding sequence ATGACTAAGATCGCAGTAATGTTTTCGGGCAACGGCACCGATTTTCAAGCGCTTATCGACGGCGAAAAGAACAACGCGTTCGACGGCAAGATCGTCGTCGCGGTTTCGAGCAACGACAAGGCGTACGGCATAGAACGCGCAAAGCAAGCGGGCATAGACTGTTTCGTCTGCAAGAAAGCCGACTATAACAGCGAAGTAGAGCGCGACGAAGCGGTGCTTAAAATCTTCAAAAAGTACGGCGTGGAACTCGTCGTGCTCGCGGGGTACTTGGGCATTCTGACCAAACCGCTCATCGACGCATACCCGAAAGCTATAATCAATATCCACCCCGCGCTCCTGCCCAAGTTCGGCGGCAAGGGTATGTACGGGCTCAACGTTCACAAAGCGGTTATCGCGGCGGGCGAGAAAAAGAGCGGCGCGACCGTCCACTACTCCGACTGCGGCATCGACACGGGCGCGATAATCTTACAGCGCTCGCTGGACGTATTGCCGAGCGACACGCCCGAGAGCCTGCAACAGCGTATATTAAACGAAATAGAACATCCGCTGCTCGTCGAAGCGGTGGCATTGCTTTGCAAGAGGTAA